One window of the Pelmatolapia mariae isolate MD_Pm_ZW linkage group LG15, Pm_UMD_F_2, whole genome shotgun sequence genome contains the following:
- the LOC134643462 gene encoding uncharacterized protein LOC134643462 isoform X1: protein MTIDEQLFPTKVRCPFTQYIATKPDKFGIKFWMATDLDTKYVCSASPYLGKDPSRQKGERLAENVVMKLMEPFLDDGRNVTTDNFFTSLSLSHRLLQRKTTLLGTVNKVRRELPQLGKDTAKREVFSTSVLRSGSVSLTVYAPKKTKTVCLLSSMHQDVTIGDGRKRKPNTITDYNHMKCGVDVLDQMARMYSVRSATRRWPVAVFYNMLDLAAVNAYILYKACTGWTGKRRLFLSLLAQQLRCRFMQHKEILAQRQAAKAAAAPVPGTVKTTQCQVQESCNRNRSRFTCATCQKFTCAKCRDDGHWVCKRCKV, encoded by the exons atgaccatagatgaacagctgttccctaccaaggttcgttgtccattcacacagtatatcgcaaccaagccagacaaatttgggatcaagttctggatggccacggatttggacaccaaatatgtctgcagtgcatctccttacttgggaaaggaccccagtcgtcagaagggagagaggctggcagagaacgtggtcatgaaactgatggagccgtttttggatgatgggagaaacgtcacaacggacaatttctttacttcactgtcactgtcgcacagactgctgcagcgcaaaacaacgttactgggcacggtgaataaagtccggcgtgaacttcctcaacttggaaaagatactgcaaagcgagaggtattctccacttcagtgcttagaagtggcagtgtctccttgacagtttatgcacctaaaaaaacCAAGACTGTGTGTCttctaagttccatgcaccaagacgtgacgatcggtgacggcagaaagaggaaacccaacacgataacagactataaccacatgaag tgtggtgtagacgtgttggaccaaatggcacggatgtattctgtaagatcagcaacacgcaggtggccagtagcggttttctacaatatgctggacctggcggcagtgaatgcctacattttgtacaaggcatgtacagggtggacaggcaaaagaagattgtttctgagtcttctagctcagcaacttcgttgccgattcatgcagcacaaggaaatattagcacagaggcaggctgctaaagctgctgcagctcctgtgccagggactgtaaagacaacgcagtgccaggtgcaagagagctgcaacaggaatcgcagcaggtttacctgtgcaacatgtcagaaatttacctgtgccaaatgcagggatgatggacactgggtctgcaaacgctgtaaagtttga
- the LOC134643462 gene encoding uncharacterized protein LOC134643462 isoform X2, whose translation MASVSLPRRKNLSAQQALALLQEMDEADSDGGEVSFVQQATDTSSEESEKETEQEPNMPPQKRPRDTGKPSQSHTAKDSTVWVEEDIGMPSAVANRSCFTAQAGPTESAKRKITSVLQSFLCLLDVGMLQTIRECTVHQARRTEPDWNLAVHELMAFISILFVRAIMCPVGAIVDCWSEGFLVPVIKETMPRDRFISIMQHLRFDDRDTRAERVKTDKFAAISDIWTRFNEN comes from the exons ATGGCCTCCGTATCACTGCCACGCAGGAAGAACCTCTCCGCGCAACAGGCTTTGGCCTTGCTTCAGGAAATGGACGAAGCAGATTCTGATGGAGGAGAGGTTTCATTTGTCCAGCAGGCCACTGATACCTCCTCAGAAGAATCTGAAAAGGAGACGGAACAAGAACCCAACATGCCTCCACAGAAGAGGCCCCGTGATACTGGGAagcccagccagagccacacGGCAAAAGACAGCACTGTGTGGGTTGAGGAGGACATTGGAATGCCCAGTGCAGTAGCAAATCGTTCGTGCTTCACTGCGCAAGCTGGACCCACAGAGTCTGCTAAG CGCAAGATTACAAGTGTGCTCCAAAGCTTCCTTTGCCTGTTAGACGTGGGaatgctgcagaccatcagagaGTGCACGGTACATCAAGCCCGCAGAACAGAGCCGGACTGGAATTTGGCAGTTCATGAACTTATGGCATTCATTTCAATCCTGTTTGTAAGAGCAATCATGTGTCCTGTTGGTGCCATTGTGGATTGCTGGTCAGAAGGATTTCTGGTACCAGTAATCAAAGAGACAATGCCCCGAGATAGATTCATTTCAATTATGCAACACCTTCGATTTGATGACAGGGACACGCGGGCAGAAcgggtgaaaacagacaaatttgcGGCAATCTCCGACATCTGGACACGCTTCAACGAGAACTGA